A window of Longispora fulva contains these coding sequences:
- the tsaE gene encoding tRNA (adenosine(37)-N6)-threonylcarbamoyltransferase complex ATPase subunit type 1 TsaE, producing MSEHVLVKLPTVDDTRAFGVRLALYLQPGDLLVLTGPLGAGKTALAQGVGTGLGVSGAVTSPTFVIARVHPGPLPMVHVDAYRLGSIGEVDDLDLDATQEEAVTVVEWGHGLVERMVEEYLEIRIDRLDDDTRIMTLEPHGDSWTERLTSADLGD from the coding sequence GTGAGCGAGCACGTTCTGGTGAAACTTCCGACCGTGGACGACACCCGGGCGTTCGGCGTCCGGTTAGCCCTCTACCTCCAGCCCGGTGACCTGCTCGTGCTCACCGGGCCGCTCGGCGCGGGCAAGACGGCGCTCGCCCAGGGCGTCGGTACCGGGCTCGGGGTGTCCGGCGCGGTGACCAGCCCGACGTTCGTGATCGCCCGGGTGCACCCGGGGCCGCTGCCGATGGTGCACGTGGACGCCTACCGGCTCGGCTCGATCGGCGAGGTGGACGACCTGGACCTCGATGCCACCCAGGAGGAGGCGGTCACCGTGGTCGAGTGGGGGCACGGGCTGGTGGAGCGGATGGTCGAGGAGTACCTGGAGATCCGGATCGACCGGCTGGACGACGACACCCGGATCATGACGCTGGAGCCGCACGGCGACTCCTGGACGGAGAGGCTGACCAGTGCTGACCTTGGTGATTGA
- the tsaB gene encoding tRNA (adenosine(37)-N6)-threonylcarbamoyltransferase complex dimerization subunit type 1 TsaB — protein MLTLVIDTATPAVTAGVLEVGESVTVLAEKVTVNGKAHGELLAPSIRLALSEAGFVTKDLKAIVAGVGPGPFTGLRVGLVTATALGHALGIPTYAVGTLDALGHGTAGRLLVATDARRKELYFGVYADGVPVSGPSVAKPADISGDYEAAVGAGAHLYPLGVPVLDEPLYPSVRAFGELAAERIRSGAPDEKLTPLYLRRPDAVPPGAPRTPRG, from the coding sequence GTGCTGACCTTGGTGATTGACACGGCGACCCCGGCGGTGACGGCGGGCGTGCTCGAGGTCGGGGAGTCGGTGACCGTGCTGGCCGAGAAGGTCACGGTCAACGGCAAGGCGCACGGCGAGCTGCTCGCCCCGTCGATCCGGCTGGCCCTGTCCGAGGCCGGGTTCGTGACGAAGGACCTGAAGGCGATCGTCGCCGGGGTGGGTCCGGGGCCGTTCACCGGTCTGCGGGTCGGGCTGGTCACGGCGACGGCCCTGGGCCACGCGCTGGGCATCCCGACCTACGCCGTCGGCACCCTCGACGCGTTGGGCCACGGCACCGCCGGCCGCCTGCTGGTGGCGACCGACGCGCGCCGCAAGGAGCTCTACTTCGGGGTGTACGCCGACGGCGTCCCCGTCTCTGGCCCCTCCGTCGCCAAGCCGGCCGACATCTCCGGCGACTACGAGGCCGCGGTGGGCGCTGGCGCGCACCTGTACCCGCTGGGCGTGCCGGTGCTCGACGAGCCGCTGTACCCGTCGGTGCGCGCGTTCGGCGAGCTGGCCGCCGAGCGGATCCGGTCGGGGGCGCCGGACGAGAAGCTGACCCCGCTCTACCTGCGCCGGCCGGACGCCGTGCCGCCCGGTGCGCCTAGAACTCCACGGGGGTGA
- a CDS encoding uracil-DNA glycosylase — MTGDWDDLTARIRACVLCKDLVASRNTVVPGEPGMFTRRLAVVGEAPGAQEDAAGRPFVGLSGQLLDQLLADAGLARHETAVLSAIKCRPPGNRTPRAAEVDNCRPWLAAQLDLLNPRLIVALGLTAATWFLGPRTTLAGVRGVVHEVDGRSVVATYHPSAAIRFGPNGKPLAALRDDLALAARLLGDAL, encoded by the coding sequence GTGACCGGTGACTGGGACGACCTGACGGCCCGGATCAGGGCCTGCGTCCTCTGCAAGGATCTCGTCGCCTCCCGCAACACCGTCGTGCCGGGCGAGCCGGGCATGTTCACCCGCCGGCTCGCCGTCGTCGGCGAGGCCCCCGGGGCCCAGGAGGACGCCGCCGGCCGGCCGTTCGTCGGCCTGTCCGGCCAGCTCCTCGACCAGTTGCTCGCCGACGCCGGCCTGGCCAGGCACGAGACGGCGGTCCTCAGCGCGATCAAGTGCCGGCCGCCGGGCAACCGCACGCCCCGGGCCGCGGAGGTGGACAACTGTCGGCCCTGGTTGGCGGCCCAGCTGGACCTGCTCAACCCCCGTCTGATCGTGGCGCTGGGGCTGACCGCGGCGACATGGTTCCTGGGACCCAGGACTACCCTGGCTGGGGTGCGTGGAGTGGTGCACGAGGTCGACGGGCGTTCCGTGGTCGCGACCTACCACCCGTCGGCCGCCATCCGGTTCGGCCCGAACGGCAAGCCCCTCGCCGCGCTCCGAGACGACCTGGCCCTGGCCGCCCGACTGCTGGGAGACGCGCTGTGA